In the genome of Pararhizobium qamdonense, the window CTTGCCTTCCGAATCGCGCACCACAAATTCGATTTTTTTGCCGTTGATGCCACCGGCCTGGTTCACCGCGTCGAAGACAAGGCTTGCACCGGCACGTGCCGTGTTGCCTAGCATCGCAACGCGGCCCGACAGGATTGTTGTCATGCCAATCCTAATCGTATTGGCGTCGGCCTTGGCGACGTACGGGAAGCCGGTTACGGCTACGGTGGTCGTTGCTGCGGCAGCTTTCAGGAAATCCCTGCGGCCGATGGTTTTCATGCTGTTGGTCATGTGTCTCCTCCCAGAGTTGCCCTTACTGTCGCAAAGGACGTGCGGCCCGCAGATGCGGACTAACTTTCACATGGTCATGTCGTCTCACCGACGAGTTGTCGTGAACCGGAATGTCTCCATGCTTCGGTCAGCATGAAGGCGGCGTAGGCGAGAACTCCGCTAGCTGCGCCGATTGCCTTCCCGAGATTGAGGAAGCCATGTGGCTGGTCGCAAAGATGGAGCGCCGTGACGGCGACTCCTTCTGCTTCCAGTCGAGCGGAATACTGCCTGCCTTCCTCGCCGAGCGGATCAAGACCGCACGTCAGCACGAAGGCAGGCGGCAGTCCCACAAGGCTCTTTGCCAGGATTGGCGAGGCGCGCCAGTCGCTGCGGTCGGCGTCTCCAGGAATATAGTGATCCACGAACCAGCGAATGGTCGTAGCCGACACCAGCATCCCTTCTGCCGCGCTTTCGAACGTCGCAGTCCCGAGGCGCAAATCAACAGCGGGGTAGAACAGCAGTTGATAGATCGCCTCGGGTAATTCTCTGTCTCGCCCCATAAGCGCGAGTATGGTCGCGAGATTACCACCGGCACTGTCTCCACCAACGGCGAGCATGCTGCCATTGATCTTCAGGGTGTCGGCATTCGAGGCTATCCAGCGAAACGCGGCGGCGGCATCCTCAACCGCAGCCGGAAACGGATGTTCGGGAGCCAGCCGGTAATCGACCGAGATAACGCAGCATCGCGCTGCTAGCGCGAGTGTCCGGCAAATTCCCTCATGCGATTCCGGGCTGCCTAGCATCCAGCCGCCCCCGTGGAAATAGACGAGGCAAGGCAGCGCCTCATGGCTATCAAGCCCACGGATTACGCGCAATCCGATCTTGTTGGATGGACCGGCTATCTCAATGTCGAGCACCGATGTCACGGGCGCAAGCGCCGGCTGGTCGGCGCGCCGGGTGGCGGCGTAATTGGCGCGCGCCACCTGAGGCTGCAGACTTTCCAGAGGTGGCACGCTAGCTGAGATTGCAGCATCCACCATTGCCCTGACGTCGGGATTAATTGGCCGTAACATGCAGCTCTCCCGATCAGCGAGTAATGAAGCCGCGATAGTCGTCACCGGCAATCTCCTTGCAAAGGTCGGCGTAGTAGGCCATTCCGCCGGCATACGGCATGAAGGCACGCGGCTTACCCGGGACATTGGCGCCGAGATACCAGGAGCTACTTGCCATCGGCAGCAGCGTCTTGTTCGCGGCGCGGTTGACTTCATCGACCCAATTGTCAGCCGCAGTAAGATCCGGTTCGATGCGCGTCAGGCCTCGTCCCATCATGTCGCCGATGCAATTGCGGATCCACTCGACATGCTGCTCGATCGCGACCGGATTGTTTGTCAGAACGGAGGGGCTTCCTGGACCCATTACCATGAAGAAGTTCGGGAAATGCGGGACCTGTAGCCCGAGATAGTTTCGCGGTCCGGTCGCCCAGGTCTCCTTGAGACTCCGCCCGCCAACGCCGCGGATGTCGATCTTAAGCAGGGAGCCAGTCATCGCGTCAAAACCAGTGGCGAAGATGATGACATCGAGCGGATATTCCGCGTCGGACGTTTTAATCCCTGCCTCGGTGATTTCGACAATAGGCGTTGTCTTGACGTCGACAAGCGAGACATTGTCCCGGTTGAAGGTCTCGAAATAATTGGTGTCGATCGGAGGCCGCTTGGATGCGAAGGGATGGTCCCTTGGAGTTAGCTTCTCGGCGGTTTCCGGGTCCTTGACGACCTGCCGAATTTTCTCCCGGATGAACTCGGAAGCCGTGTCATTGGCGGCTTTATCCTGCAGGAGATCCTTGTAGGAAGCCCGGAAGCGAAGCCCACCTGCCTTCCAGGCATCTTCGTAACGTTGGCGGCGAACTTCCTCGCTTACTTCAAGCGCGGACTGCTGGTTCACGTCGAATGGATGGCCGTTGCTGGAGGTTTTAGCTTTCAGTCGAATCTCGTCGTAATTCTCCTGTATCCACTGCTGGTCTTCCTGCGACAAGGGCCGGTTCCGGGCGGGGACGCTGTAATTTGCGGTGCGCTGGAAAACAGTAAGATGCTTTGCCTGGTCGGCGACGACCGGGGTCGCCTGGATTCCGGTCGAGCCTGTACCGATAATACCAACGGCCTTACCGGAAAAATCCACTGGCTGATGGGGCCAGTTGCCGGTGTGGTACCACTCGCCTTTAAAGCGTTCCAAACCGGAAATTTTTGGGACGTTCGTGGAAGACAGCACGCCGACGGCCGAAACGAGGAACCGGCATCGATAGCTTTTTCCGGCATCGATGGAGACCAACCAGGTATTGGTTTCTTCCTCAAAGACGGCGGATTCAACGCGCGTCTTTAAACGGATGTCGCGCCTCAGATCAAAGCGATCGGCGACATGTGAAAGGTATCGGCGGATCTCATCGTGCTGCGGGTAAAGTTCTGTCCAGCGCCAATCCTCCTGCAATTCCTTCGAAAAGGAATAGCAGTAGTAGTAGCTTTCAGAGTCGCAGCGTGCCCCCGGATAGCGGTTCCAGTACCAAGTGCCGCCAACGTCGTCCGCGACATCGAACACAACCGCAGACAGGTTTAGCTGATCGCGCAGCGTATGCAGTTGATAGAGACCGGAGAAGCCGGCGCCGATGATGATGGCATCATAGGTCTCAACAGTCTCGGATTGGTCGGCGGAGGTCCTCGCCACGTCATTCATTGCATGTGACATTTGTTCTCACTCCTCACCAGGCTCCCCGCCCGGCACTATATTCAAGCAAATCTGACAAACCGGCCGTTTCGCCGTCGCGGAGCCGGCTTAAATACATTCTCGTCTCCTGAAATCAGAGCTACCACTCAACCGCTGAAATGCCTATGATGCAAACATTCCAACTAGGTGTGAATGAATTTCATAGGATGTCGAATGGATCCTCGCAGCGAATATTCCGTTGTTGTCAGCGTCGTTAGCGAAGGCAATTTTTCTGCAGCGGCACGCAAGCTTGCCATGACACCCTCTGCCGTCAGCAAGCTTGTGTCGCGTGTCGAAGACAGGCTCGGCGTGCTATTGTTCAACCGGTCAGGTGCATCTGTCACACCGACTGCGGAGGGACGCGCCTTTCATGAGGCGGCACTTCAGGCAATCGACGCCATCGAAGCCACTGAAGCTTCCGTCTTCGCAGGAAAGCTGGCGCAGGACACACTTCGGATCCGCTCAATGCCGGCATTCGCGGTCGCCCAACTGGCACCGGTCATTCCAGAATTCTGTCGTAGGCACCCCGCGATTCAGCTCGACATCCATCTATCCATGGATCCTGGCAATCCCTTGGGTGGAGGGGTCGATATCGCAATTCACGTTGGGCCATTGCCGGATTCATCGCTAATCGCTCGCCGCTTTTCCGGAACACGATGGATCATCTGTGCGGCGCCGTCCTATCTCGACCGTCATGGAACACCGCTTTCGCCTGCCGACCTGTCACAGCACCAGTGCCTAAACTTCACACCATCCATCGTCCACCGTCCGTGGTCGTTCAAGGATGGGGACGGCTCGATCCAATACCTCAGGATTTCCGGTCGGATCGTTGCCAATCAAAGCCAGATGCTTCACGCCCTGGTATGCGATGGAGCGGGCATTGCTCAACTCACGGAATTTGCAGTGCGCGAAGACCTTAGGACTGGTCGACTGGTTGAACTTTTCCCCGACATGCAGAATGACGAGATCGATCCCATCTATGCTATCCATCGCACCAGAAAATTCGTGCCTCCTAAGGTGCGGGTCTTCCTCGACTACCTGGAAGCAGCGTTCAAACCCTAGGACTGTAGTGATAATCAAGTCGCCGGCGGCGACCTGATTATCCAATCAACGACGCGACCGGGCAAAAGCATCAAGTGCCACCGCTACGATAACGATCGTGCCCTTGATGACGAGCTGGTAATTGGAATCAACCGCAAGACTGTCGAGCAGATTAGTGAGCACTGCGACGATTAGAAGGCCGATCGCGCTACGCCAGACAGATCCCTCTCCACCCATCAGGGATGTGCCGCCGATGACCACCACCGCGATCGAATCGAGGGCCATGGAAGAACCGATATCTGCTTGGCCAATCGAAAGGCGCGAAGCGATAATCATACCGCCGAGTGCTGCGCAGACGCCGCACACCACATAAGTAGACGTGCGCAGTAAGGCGGTCGGAAGGCCGGCCAGTCTGGCAGCCTCGTCATTGCCGCCGATAGCATAGAGTGAGCGGCCGTAAACCGTTCGACGCAATACGAATTCGCCGACAACGAGCACCGCGCCGAGGATCCAGATACTGATCGGAATGCCGAGGAAGGCGCCGCGGCCGATCACGGCGAAGGCCTTGTCAGAGACAACGAAAGGCGACGAGTTCGAATAGAGCAGCGCCAGGCCGCTGAAGACTGAGGTCGTGCCGAGCGTGGCGACGAAGGGGTTGACATTGATACGGGTGATGATCGTGCCGTTTATCAGCCCCGCGGCAAGCCCGACCGCGAGCGTCGCACCCGCGGCAAACCAGAGCGACCATTCGGCGACCGCGAGGCTAGCGAACACCGTGGCACCGGCCGCATAACTGGCGCCGACCGACAGGTCGAAGCCGCGCGTAATCATGACTAATGTCATGCCGACAGCGACGATGCCGAGCGGGGCGTTCTGGCTCAGAATGTTCTTTATGTTCTGCGGGTCGAGAAAGCGAGGATAGAGCGCCTGGCTGACGGCAATGAGAACAAGAAGCACAATAAGCAGACCATAGCGAAGCGCGAGATCGGTGTAGCTCGTCCTGCGCGTAGTCGCGATCGCTAAGGGAGCGGTTGTCAGTGTGTCAGTCATGATAATGCCTTTCCACGCCGAAGGCGCTGTTCAGGACGAGATGCACGGATAGCTCGGCACGCCCGGAATCGATATGGTCGACCATGCGCCCCTCGGAGAGCACGAGGACGCGGTCGGCGAGCGCGCAGATCTCTTCAAGTTCCGACGAGACGATGATGACCGCAAGTCCCTGTTCGGCAAAGCCACGCAAGGAATCGAGGATCTCCGCCTTGGCTCCGACGTCGATCCCGCGTGTCGGCTCGTCGACCATCAGGATTTTCGGCCGCTCATAGGCCCAGCGTGCCAGAAGCACTTTTTGCTGGTTGCCTCCCGAGAGCGTCCCGACAGGGGCGCCGAGCCGGCGGCTATCAAAGCCAAAAGCCGTTGTTGCGACGGCTGACCGTTCCGCCATCTGCCGATTGTCAACGAGGCCGAATTTCGCCACGGAACCGAAGTTGGGTAGCGTGACGTTCTCGGTTGCTGGCAGGCCGAGCACGAGACCTTGGTGCTTGCGATCTTCCGGAACGAGCGCGATGCCAAGCCGGCGCGATGCCCGCGGCGTTCGTGGCCAGGCGACGTTGCGTCCGTCGATGTCCATCATACCCGAGGATTGTGGCTCCAGTCCTGCCAAAGCACGGAGCAGGCTGGTGCGGCCGGAACCGACAAGGCCGCCGATGCCGAGGATTTCTCCAGGCCGGACGAAGAAGTCGATGCCACCGATCGCGCCCGGCAACGAACATTCCCTGACGCTGAGGGCCGCAGTTCCGGCAGCAGGCCTGGAGGCTGGGCGCCGCTGGTAGACATCTCCCATCTCCTCGCCGAGCATGGCGGCGACGAGCTGCGATTTCGTCCACTTTTCCTTACCGCGCGTCTCGATCAGCCGGCCATTGCGGAAGACGGTGATCGCATCGGAAATATTGAGGACTTCATCGAGATTGTGCGACACGTAGATCAGCGTATGGCCCTCGGCGCGCAGGTCGCGCATCACCTTGAACAGCGCCTCGCGTTCCGGCGGCGCAAGAGATGTCGTCGGCTCGTCGAACAGGATGATGCGGGCATTCGCCTCGATGGCGCGCAGGATTTCGAGCGTCTGCTGGTCGGCGACTGACAGGTTGCGCGCCTCGGCCTCGGCGGGGATCTTGACCCCCAGCCGGCTGGTCAGTTCCTGGAACCGGCGCCGCATCGCGGCCTCGGACAGGAGACCGGCTCGCGAATAGGGCTGGCCGAGGAAGACGTTGGCGACGGCTGAAAGCGCCGGCACGATTGTCAGCTCTTGATAAATCGCTACCACACCGGCAGCACGAGCGCGGCGAGGATCGCCGAGCTCAACCTTGTTGCCGCCGATTTCGATGTCACCACCGCTGGCAGGTATCCGGCCGGCCAGAATGCCGAGCGTCGTCGATTTGCCAGCGCCGTTCTGACCGACGAAGGCGTGAATCTGCCCACTCCCGACATCCAGAGACACCGGTTTCAAAGCTTCAATCGCACCGAAGGACTTCCACACACCCCTTAGGCGTATGGCGGGCGTGGCGCGTGCAACACTGACATCCATGGCTTGCTTCTCCAATCCGGCGGTCAGGGCGATTCCGGCGTGTAGGCGCCGAGATTGTCGCGGGTCACGAGTCCTACTTTTCCGCTCTCCTGACCTGGAATAAGAGCATGGCCGTCATTCAAGATGACATGCGGTACGGTTTTGCCAGCACGGGCATCGAGGATCGCCTGAACTGCGGCTTCGGCTGCCGTTTGGCGATAGAAGCCCGTTGTTACCTGGATCGCGCCCGATTTCAGCGCATCGACGGACCATTCCGTTCCGCCGGCCTCGTAGACCTTGACCTGGCCCTGCTTGCCGGCCGCCTCGATGGCGGGCACGGCACCTTTGGACATATTGGTGTAAGCGCCGACGATGATGTTGAGGTCTGGATTGGCCTGCAGCATGGTCTGTGTCTTGATCTGATTGTCCGGCGGCGAATAGTCGGTGCGATGGACTGCCACGACCTCGAAATCCGGGTGCGCCGCTTTGACTTCGGCCAGCGCCTTGTCGAAGGAGACGGTGATCGGGTGGAGGTTCGGACCAGTCAGGATACCGACCTTCTGATGACCCGGATTGTCAGTGATCGCCTTTTCCATTATCGCCTTGAACGCGCTCGGCGTCTCGTTGCCACCGACATAGGTGAGCGTGCCGGGCGACCAGAGCTCATCGCCTTCCATGGAGGAGCGGCCGCAGGCCGTGCCGGTGGCGTGCGCGACCAGCACGTTTTCGGCCGGGGCCCGCTTAGTCACCATGTCGCAGACTTGGCTACCCTCAACCGGCACGACGATCCAGGCATTGTAGCCATTGAAGAGCGCCGTCTCCATCTGGTTGATCTGTCGTGCCACGTCAAAGCGGGCGTCAAATACGTCGTAGGAAAAGCCATATTTCTCGGCCATCGCCTTCACACCCTTGATCGTCGATTGCACCGCGCTGTTGGTGCCGATCTCGATGAACAGGGCGAGCTTCAGCGGCTTGTCCGTGTCGACAACGACAGGTTTTTCAAGGCCGACATTTACGGCGATTTCCTTGGCCGCTGCGGGAGTTGCGGCCAGCGTAAGGGCCAGAAGCCATGCATGTTTCATATCAATGATCCTTCCCATTCAGCGTGAGACTGCTGCCCCATTCGGCCACCGGCGTCATCCATTGCACACTGCGGTTTTCGAGCAGGTCTCCGAGCCCCTGCTCGTAGGCCTTCCGATAAGACTTCAGCGGCTCGTCGCGCTGCCAACGCTCGCGGCTGCCCGACCAGATTTCGTAGAGGACGAGACGTTCTGGCTTATCCAGATCGTCGTGCACGATGGTGTTGACAAAATGGGGCTCGGCCTTCATCTGCCCGACCAGGGCGTAGAGGTGGGCGCGGAACGCCTCCTTCTGTCCCGGCCTCGCGTCAAAAGTGACGATCAGTACGCATTGTTCATTGTTCTCAATCATGGCGTCCTCACGGAGACTGGGGCGTGTACTGGTCGACATTGGCCACTGTGACCACGCCGACTTGTCCGGCGTCCTGGCCCTGAATCAGCGGGTGACCGTCGTTCATCGCGGCGCGCGGAACGCTTTTGCCGTTAAAGGCTTTGACCAACGACTCGACGGCGGTATCGGCGGCCGTGCCCCGATAATACCCTGTCGTGGCCGAGATTGCGCCGGACTTCAGCGCATCGACGGACCACACGGTACCGCCGGCTTCGTAAAGACGCACCTTGCCCGAGAGGCCTGCCGCCTCGACGGCCGGAACCGCACCCTTGGACATGTTGGTGTATACGCCGATGACGGCATCGAGGTCCGGCGTCGCCTGAAGTGTCGTCTGCACCTTCTGCTGGCACTGTTCGGGCGAATAATCGGTACGATGCTCAGCAACCAGCGTCACCTGCGGATTGGCGGTCAGGAATTCCTTCAGCGCCTTGTCGAAGGCAAGCGTGATAGGATGCAGTGACTGGCCGGTGAGTGCCGCAATCTTCTGCGGACCCGGATGG includes:
- a CDS encoding alpha/beta hydrolase, yielding MLRPINPDVRAMVDAAISASVPPLESLQPQVARANYAATRRADQPALAPVTSVLDIEIAGPSNKIGLRVIRGLDSHEALPCLVYFHGGGWMLGSPESHEGICRTLALAARCCVISVDYRLAPEHPFPAAVEDAAAAFRWIASNADTLKINGSMLAVGGDSAGGNLATILALMGRDRELPEAIYQLLFYPAVDLRLGTATFESAAEGMLVSATTIRWFVDHYIPGDADRSDWRASPILAKSLVGLPPAFVLTCGLDPLGEEGRQYSARLEAEGVAVTALHLCDQPHGFLNLGKAIGAASGVLAYAAFMLTEAWRHSGSRQLVGETT
- a CDS encoding flavin-containing monooxygenase produces the protein MSHAMNDVARTSADQSETVETYDAIIIGAGFSGLYQLHTLRDQLNLSAVVFDVADDVGGTWYWNRYPGARCDSESYYYCYSFSKELQEDWRWTELYPQHDEIRRYLSHVADRFDLRRDIRLKTRVESAVFEEETNTWLVSIDAGKSYRCRFLVSAVGVLSSTNVPKISGLERFKGEWYHTGNWPHQPVDFSGKAVGIIGTGSTGIQATPVVADQAKHLTVFQRTANYSVPARNRPLSQEDQQWIQENYDEIRLKAKTSSNGHPFDVNQQSALEVSEEVRRQRYEDAWKAGGLRFRASYKDLLQDKAANDTASEFIREKIRQVVKDPETAEKLTPRDHPFASKRPPIDTNYFETFNRDNVSLVDVKTTPIVEITEAGIKTSDAEYPLDVIIFATGFDAMTGSLLKIDIRGVGGRSLKETWATGPRNYLGLQVPHFPNFFMVMGPGSPSVLTNNPVAIEQHVEWIRNCIGDMMGRGLTRIEPDLTAADNWVDEVNRAANKTLLPMASSSWYLGANVPGKPRAFMPYAGGMAYYADLCKEIAGDDYRGFITR
- a CDS encoding LysR family transcriptional regulator yields the protein MDPRSEYSVVVSVVSEGNFSAAARKLAMTPSAVSKLVSRVEDRLGVLLFNRSGASVTPTAEGRAFHEAALQAIDAIEATEASVFAGKLAQDTLRIRSMPAFAVAQLAPVIPEFCRRHPAIQLDIHLSMDPGNPLGGGVDIAIHVGPLPDSSLIARRFSGTRWIICAAPSYLDRHGTPLSPADLSQHQCLNFTPSIVHRPWSFKDGDGSIQYLRISGRIVANQSQMLHALVCDGAGIAQLTEFAVREDLRTGRLVELFPDMQNDEIDPIYAIHRTRKFVPPKVRVFLDYLEAAFKP
- a CDS encoding ABC transporter permease; this encodes MTDTLTTAPLAIATTRRTSYTDLALRYGLLIVLLVLIAVSQALYPRFLDPQNIKNILSQNAPLGIVAVGMTLVMITRGFDLSVGASYAAGATVFASLAVAEWSLWFAAGATLAVGLAAGLINGTIITRINVNPFVATLGTTSVFSGLALLYSNSSPFVVSDKAFAVIGRGAFLGIPISIWILGAVLVVGEFVLRRTVYGRSLYAIGGNDEAARLAGLPTALLRTSTYVVCGVCAALGGMIIASRLSIGQADIGSSMALDSIAVVVIGGTSLMGGEGSVWRSAIGLLIVAVLTNLLDSLAVDSNYQLVIKGTIVIVAVALDAFARSRR
- a CDS encoding sugar ABC transporter ATP-binding protein, yielding MDVSVARATPAIRLRGVWKSFGAIEALKPVSLDVGSGQIHAFVGQNGAGKSTTLGILAGRIPASGGDIEIGGNKVELGDPRRARAAGVVAIYQELTIVPALSAVANVFLGQPYSRAGLLSEAAMRRRFQELTSRLGVKIPAEAEARNLSVADQQTLEILRAIEANARIILFDEPTTSLAPPEREALFKVMRDLRAEGHTLIYVSHNLDEVLNISDAITVFRNGRLIETRGKEKWTKSQLVAAMLGEEMGDVYQRRPASRPAAGTAALSVRECSLPGAIGGIDFFVRPGEILGIGGLVGSGRTSLLRALAGLEPQSSGMMDIDGRNVAWPRTPRASRRLGIALVPEDRKHQGLVLGLPATENVTLPNFGSVAKFGLVDNRQMAERSAVATTAFGFDSRRLGAPVGTLSGGNQQKVLLARWAYERPKILMVDEPTRGIDVGAKAEILDSLRGFAEQGLAVIIVSSELEEICALADRVLVLSEGRMVDHIDSGRAELSVHLVLNSAFGVERHYHD
- a CDS encoding sugar ABC transporter substrate-binding protein, yielding MKHAWLLALTLAATPAAAKEIAVNVGLEKPVVVDTDKPLKLALFIEIGTNSAVQSTIKGVKAMAEKYGFSYDVFDARFDVARQINQMETALFNGYNAWIVVPVEGSQVCDMVTKRAPAENVLVAHATGTACGRSSMEGDELWSPGTLTYVGGNETPSAFKAIMEKAITDNPGHQKVGILTGPNLHPITVSFDKALAEVKAAHPDFEVVAVHRTDYSPPDNQIKTQTMLQANPDLNIIVGAYTNMSKGAVPAIEAAGKQGQVKVYEAGGTEWSVDALKSGAIQVTTGFYRQTAAEAAVQAILDARAGKTVPHVILNDGHALIPGQESGKVGLVTRDNLGAYTPESP
- a CDS encoding putative quinol monooxygenase; the protein is MIENNEQCVLIVTFDARPGQKEAFRAHLYALVGQMKAEPHFVNTIVHDDLDKPERLVLYEIWSGSRERWQRDEPLKSYRKAYEQGLGDLLENRSVQWMTPVAEWGSSLTLNGKDH
- a CDS encoding sugar ABC transporter substrate-binding protein, whose product is MRSSKWIKQTILAGAAVAMLSGVARADDVSIDVGTDKPVVVKKGGLKRIALFIEMATNTAVQSTVTGAKEAAARHGITVDVFDARFDIGRQVNQMQNALIGGYDAWIVAAIEGQQVCDLAANQAPQANIPVAVVTMAICGRSTNEGEEMWSPGTLTYIGGNESPNAFKRVMQQMVIDHPGPQKIAALTGQSLHPITLAFDKALKEFLTANPQVTLVAEHRTDYSPEQCQQKVQTTLQATPDLDAVIGVYTNMSKGAVPAVEAAGLSGKVRLYEAGGTVWSVDALKSGAISATTGYYRGTAADTAVESLVKAFNGKSVPRAAMNDGHPLIQGQDAGQVGVVTVANVDQYTPQSP